One Setaria viridis chromosome 7, Setaria_viridis_v4.0, whole genome shotgun sequence genomic region harbors:
- the LOC117864172 gene encoding protein PUTATIVE RECOMBINATION INITIATION DEFECT 1 isoform X2 gives MEPDGDTSPPPPPAPAPPRACGAGHRASHSLPTSAGGRICLSCAAALLSSAGAASTPSHHVAHALASLSLALADPAFLVPLRAAHPRLLAAPLAEALAGAAARRDAALAAQASDLAADLAAAVGAPAASELVARLARVLSSGSLVKHLHTLHCLGVLLNTTKDGAAYIGDKLSLFLNLVNDLRLPSDEIRGEILFVLYKLSILNATPWDNMCDNGDVDLSAIGRNLLQLSLEVLLKTQNDAVRLNCVALLLTLAKRGPFDIVLLGNPSSINCLEAEHMQTDYMSLNASLVLFAEAVKGSLLSTNLEVQTGTLNLIFHFLSSDANICALLQTLINENVADYIFEVLRLSGKNDVLVISSIQVLLLLARSQEKFKEKLAIGFSTLLPVLHYVAEIPFHPVQSHVLELVWICMVNCSGILSLPQEEQIVCTLTAILRRNGNGELGMSSETFILVCSILIEILKSPHAHDIEKLPPFIEEASKYAISSTLSHEYDSMILIPHSLLLLKEALLFCLEGSKYNISSKKDLEDSVIETCGTILLHWLENAVVDGNDDESLAGILQIFQIILSRATDKKPFKFAELLASSSWFGLSFGFMGLFPTDHVKSVVYLVTSSIVDRVLGCNYGEAIRDAHIYLPSDPTELMYLLGQCSTEDFNLASCQCAILSILYACSFYNERLAADNQILASVEQYILLNGGNFPQEINCSVFLTLLVHLYAFVRGISYSCSIPHSPEAENTLFHVMRHKDWDLLAVRVHPVAIKWLFQKQELMEPLTFQMLNFCKTFCEDETVMLSNSSQLVDIQMVAELVLSGETIVSFLLVSLLNQIVKEGTEDEVFSVISVIAEILMISPCSSDQFISCGIVNSFRRIYCLPYSSRIKTVCSYLIFNILCSASASTFSEEDEWLPLTVKLLEFINSGIDYTSSNQERKILIGILCFVLHHSANKVLVEPAKAIILNSSLVSLTDVIVHTACEKGPSLFQHNQETDFGEFMILVLLMVFFSLRSLHTILEASIDWQDFLQHPDDAQSFSVLGIPCHDLCRLMHFGPPSVKLIASQCLLELLTRISDQRTCTQAELRCSVKYLKSIIAVTEGLVFSEDCKVAGNCGACLSVILGWEKFGSQEKVATRESKWFRLIMEEFAVALTAPGLTSKSFTNQQKFAANLAVSLLRLSQVPDWLTSLFDSHLISGIVTNLSARNVTAEIVNLFTELMARKYLSQEHIVALHNLFQVCRSHVYEGSSKAQMLEQNVKKVARSTDDVLALLFGLMLNQCTESGVVQPEQQRLLRAIDLFVQESSGREQR, from the exons ATGGAACCCGACGGCGAcacctcgccgcctcctccgccggcgccggcgccaccgcgcgccTGCGGCGCGGGCCACCGGGCGTCGCACTCGCTGCCGACCTCGGCGGGCGGCCGCATCTGCCTCTCCTGCGCCGCGGCGCTCCTCTCCTCCGCGGGCGCCGCCTCCACGCCGTCCCACCACGTCGCGCACGCGCTCGCCAGCCTCTCCCTGGCGCTCGCCGACCCGGCCTTCCTCGTGCCGCTCCGCGCCGCCCACCCGCGCCTCCTCGCGGCGccgctcgccgaggcgctcgcgggcgccgccgcccgccgcgacgCGGCGCTCGCCGCGCAGGCGTCCGACCTCgcggccgacctcgccgccgccgtgggagCCCCTGCCGCCTCGGAACTCGTCGCCCGCCTCGCCCGCGTCCTCTCCTCCGGCTCACTCGTCAAGCACCTCCACACT CTACATTGTTTGGGGGTCTTGCTAAACACTACCAAAGATGGTGCTGCATATATAGGAGATAAACTTTCGCTTTTCTTAAATCTTGTTAATGACCTCCGACTACCAAG TGATGAAATTCGTGGAGAGATACTCTTCGTGCTATACAAACTCTCTATATTAAATGCCACCCCATGGGACAATATGTGTGATAATGGAGATGTGGATCTTTCAGCAATTGGAAGAAACTTGCTTCAACTCTCTCTTGAAGTCCTACTCAAAACTCAAAACGATGCTGTCCGCTTGAATTGTGTTG CATTGCTCCTTACTTTAGCAAAGAGAGGGCCCTTTGACATTGTGTTGCTCGGTAATCCGAGTTCAATCAATTGCTTAGAAGCAGAACACATGCAGACAGATTATATGTCCCTAAATGCTTCTCTTGTTCTATTTGCTGAAGCTGTCAAAGGATCTCTGCTATCTACTAATCTAGAAGTTCAGACAGGGACATTGAATTTGATCTTTCATTTCCTTTCATCTGATGCAAATATTTGTGCTCTACTCCAAACTTTGATCAATGAAAATGTTGCTGATTACATATTTGAGGTTCTCAGGTTATCAG GAAAGAATGATGTACTTGTCATTTCCTCTATTCAAGTACTATTACTTTTAGCCAGATCACAGGAGAAATTCAAAGAAAAGCTTGCCATTGGATTTTCCACCCTGCTTCCTGTTCTTCACTATGTTGCGGAGATACCATTTCACCCGGTCCAGTCTCATGTTTTAGAACTTGTTTGGATCTGCATGGTCAATTGTTCTGGTATCCTCTCGCTGCCACAAGAAGAACAGATAGTCTGTACTTTGACTGCAATCTTGAGAAGAAATGGCAATGGTGAACTTGGCATGAGTTCTGAGACCTTTATTCTCGTTTGCTCAATATTAATAGAGATTCTGAAGTCACCTCATGCTCATGATATTGAGAAATTACCACCATTTATTGAAGAAGCATCAAAATATGCTATATCTTCAACATTATCACATGAGTATGATTCTATGATCCTAATTCCTcattcccttcttcttctgaaagAAGCACTTCTGTTCTGCCTTGAAGGGAGCAAATATAATATTTCTAGCAAGAAGGATCTTGAGGATAGCGTCATTGAAACTTGTGGAACGATTTTACTGCATTGGCTTGAAAATGCTGTGGTAGATGGTAATGATGATGAATCATTGGCAGGGATCCTTCAGATTTTCCAAATTATTTTGTCAAGGGCAACTGACAAAAAGCCATTCAAGTTTGCTGAGttgctagcatcatcatcatGGTTTGGCCTGTCATTTGGATTCATGGGCTTATTTCCTACTGATCATGTAAAATCAGTGGTGTATTTGGTCACTAGTTCCATTGTTGACAGAGTTTTGGGCTGTAATTATGGGGAAGCTATTAGAGATGCACACATTTATCTGCCATCAGACCCCACAGAACTGATGTATTTGCTTGGGCAATGTAGTACAGAAGACTTCAACTTGGCATCATGCCAATGCGCTATTCTTTCTATACTGTATGCCTGCTCATTCTACAATGAAAG GCTTGCCGCTGACAACCAAATTCTGGCTTCTGTTGAGCAATACATCCTCCTCAATGGTGGGAACTTCCCACAGGAAATTAATTGTTCTGTTTTTCTTACGCTTCTGGTCCATCTTTATGCCTTTGTCAGAGGCATTTCCTATAGCTGCAGCATTCCACATAGTCCAGAAGCCGAGAATACTCTATTCCATGTAATGAGACATAAGGACTGGGATTTGCTTGCAGTCCGAGTCCATCCAGTAGCAATAAAATGGCTCTTTCAGAAGCAAGAACTTATGGAACCACTCACATTCCAGATGCTAAATTTTTGCAAAACTTTCTGTGAGGATGAAACTGTCATGCTCTCAAACAGCAGTCAGTTGGTGGACATACAAATGGTTGCAGAGCTGGTGCTTTCTGGAGAAACCATTGTCTCATTTTTGCTGGTGTCCTTACTAAACCAGATAGTAAAGGAGGGCACCGAAGATGAGGTCTTTTCAGTGATCAGCGTTATCGCTGAAATCCTCATGATCTCTCCTTGTTCTTCTGATCAGTTTATATCATGCGGCATTGTCAATTCATTCCGTCGCATATATTGCTTACCTTACTCTTCAAGGATCAAAACGGTTTGTTCCTATTTGATCTTTAACATCTTATGTTCAGCAAGTGCATCGACATTTTCTGAGGAAGATGAATGGCTTCCTCTTACTGTGAAG TTATTGGAATTTATCAATTCTGGTATTGATTATACATCTAGTAACCAAGAACGTAAGATATTGATTGGgatattatgctttgttttgcaTCATTCAGCAAACAAAGTTCTTGTTGAGCCTGCAAAAGCCATAATCTTGAACAGTTCTTTGGTTTCTTTAACCGATGTTATAGTACACACAGCATGTGAAAAAGGCCCATCTTTATTTCAACACAATCAGGAGACAGACTTTGGAGAATTTATGATCCTTGTACTTCTAATGGTGTTTTTCTCTCTAAGAAG TTTGCATACAATTCTAGAGGCAAGTATTGACTGGCAGGACTTCCTTCAGCATCCAGATGATGCCCAATCTTTTTCTGTTCTTGGCATTCCATGTCATGATTTATGCCGTCTCATGCACTTCGGTCCACCTTCTGTTAAACTTATTGCTTCACAATGCCTGTTGGAGTTGCTCACGAGAATTTCAGATCAAAGAACATGTACTCAGGCTGAATTAAGATGCTCTGTGAAGTATTTGAAGTCCATTATTGCAGTGACTGAGGGTTTGGTGTTCAGTGAAGACTGTAAAGTTGCTGGAAATTGCGGTGCCTGTCTCTCTGTGATTTTAGGTTGGGAGAAATTTGGAAGCCAAGAGAAGGTGGCAACTAGAGAATCCAAATGGTTTCGGTTAATAATGGAGGAATTTGCTGTTGCCTTGACAGCTCCTGGTTTGACATCCAAATCTTTCACCAATCAGCAGAAGTTTGCAGCAAATCTAGCTGTTTCATTGCTCAGGCTGAGCCAAGTACCAGATTGGTTAACATCGCTGTTTGATAGCCATCTTATATCTGGCATTGTGACTAATCTTTCTGCTAGGAATGTTACCGCAGAAATTGTCAATCTCTTCACTGAGCTCATGGCTAGGAAATATCTGAGTCAAGAGCACATTGTTGCACTGCATAACTTGTTCCAG GTGTGCAGAAGTCATGTCTATGAGGGAAGCTCCAAGGCGCAAATGTTGGAGCAGAATGTTAAAAAGGTCGCAAGAAGCACCGATGACGTGCTTGCCTTGCTCTTTGGCTTGATGCTGAACCAGTGCACGGAGTCTGGCGTGGTTCAACCGGAGCAGCAGAGACTCCTCCGTGCAATTGATCTGTTTGTCCAGGAGTCGAGCGGGAGAGAACAACGTTAA
- the LOC117864172 gene encoding protein PUTATIVE RECOMBINATION INITIATION DEFECT 1 isoform X1 — protein MCDNGDVDLSAIGRNLLQLSLEVLLKTQNDAVRLNCVALLLTLAKRGPFDIVLLGNPSSINCLEAEHMQTDYMSLNASLVLFAEAVKGSLLSTNLEVQTGTLNLIFHFLSSDANICALLQTLINENVADYIFEVLRLSGKNDVLVISSIQVLLLLARSQEKFKEKLAIGFSTLLPVLHYVAEIPFHPVQSHVLELVWICMVNCSGILSLPQEEQIVCTLTAILRRNGNGELGMSSETFILVCSILIEILKSPHAHDIEKLPPFIEEASKYAISSTLSHEYDSMILIPHSLLLLKEALLFCLEGSKYNISSKKDLEDSVIETCGTILLHWLENAVVDGNDDESLAGILQIFQIILSRATDKKPFKFAELLASSSWFGLSFGFMGLFPTDHVKSVVYLVTSSIVDRVLGCNYGEAIRDAHIYLPSDPTELMYLLGQCSTEDFNLASCQCAILSILYACSFYNERLAADNQILASVEQYILLNGGNFPQEINCSVFLTLLVHLYAFVRGISYSCSIPHSPEAENTLFHVMRHKDWDLLAVRVHPVAIKWLFQKQELMEPLTFQMLNFCKTFCEDETVMLSNSSQLVDIQMVAELVLSGETIVSFLLVSLLNQIVKEGTEDEVFSVISVIAEILMISPCSSDQFISCGIVNSFRRIYCLPYSSRIKTVCSYLIFNILCSASASTFSEEDEWLPLTVKLLEFINSGIDYTSSNQERKILIGILCFVLHHSANKVLVEPAKAIILNSSLVSLTDVIVHTACEKGPSLFQHNQETDFGEFMILVLLMVFFSLRSLHTILEASIDWQDFLQHPDDAQSFSVLGIPCHDLCRLMHFGPPSVKLIASQCLLELLTRISDQRTCTQAELRCSVKYLKSIIAVTEGLVFSEDCKVAGNCGACLSVILGWEKFGSQEKVATRESKWFRLIMEEFAVALTAPGLTSKSFTNQQKFAANLAVSLLRLSQVPDWLTSLFDSHLISGIVTNLSARNVTAEIVNLFTELMARKYLSQEHIVALHNLFQVCRSHVYEGSSKAQMLEQNVKKVARSTDDVLALLFGLMLNQCTESGVVQPEQQRLLRAIDLFVQESSGREQR, from the exons ATGTGTGATAATGGAGATGTGGATCTTTCAGCAATTGGAAGAAACTTGCTTCAACTCTCTCTTGAAGTCCTACTCAAAACTCAAAACGATGCTGTCCGCTTGAATTGTGTTG CATTGCTCCTTACTTTAGCAAAGAGAGGGCCCTTTGACATTGTGTTGCTCGGTAATCCGAGTTCAATCAATTGCTTAGAAGCAGAACACATGCAGACAGATTATATGTCCCTAAATGCTTCTCTTGTTCTATTTGCTGAAGCTGTCAAAGGATCTCTGCTATCTACTAATCTAGAAGTTCAGACAGGGACATTGAATTTGATCTTTCATTTCCTTTCATCTGATGCAAATATTTGTGCTCTACTCCAAACTTTGATCAATGAAAATGTTGCTGATTACATATTTGAGGTTCTCAGGTTATCAG GAAAGAATGATGTACTTGTCATTTCCTCTATTCAAGTACTATTACTTTTAGCCAGATCACAGGAGAAATTCAAAGAAAAGCTTGCCATTGGATTTTCCACCCTGCTTCCTGTTCTTCACTATGTTGCGGAGATACCATTTCACCCGGTCCAGTCTCATGTTTTAGAACTTGTTTGGATCTGCATGGTCAATTGTTCTGGTATCCTCTCGCTGCCACAAGAAGAACAGATAGTCTGTACTTTGACTGCAATCTTGAGAAGAAATGGCAATGGTGAACTTGGCATGAGTTCTGAGACCTTTATTCTCGTTTGCTCAATATTAATAGAGATTCTGAAGTCACCTCATGCTCATGATATTGAGAAATTACCACCATTTATTGAAGAAGCATCAAAATATGCTATATCTTCAACATTATCACATGAGTATGATTCTATGATCCTAATTCCTcattcccttcttcttctgaaagAAGCACTTCTGTTCTGCCTTGAAGGGAGCAAATATAATATTTCTAGCAAGAAGGATCTTGAGGATAGCGTCATTGAAACTTGTGGAACGATTTTACTGCATTGGCTTGAAAATGCTGTGGTAGATGGTAATGATGATGAATCATTGGCAGGGATCCTTCAGATTTTCCAAATTATTTTGTCAAGGGCAACTGACAAAAAGCCATTCAAGTTTGCTGAGttgctagcatcatcatcatGGTTTGGCCTGTCATTTGGATTCATGGGCTTATTTCCTACTGATCATGTAAAATCAGTGGTGTATTTGGTCACTAGTTCCATTGTTGACAGAGTTTTGGGCTGTAATTATGGGGAAGCTATTAGAGATGCACACATTTATCTGCCATCAGACCCCACAGAACTGATGTATTTGCTTGGGCAATGTAGTACAGAAGACTTCAACTTGGCATCATGCCAATGCGCTATTCTTTCTATACTGTATGCCTGCTCATTCTACAATGAAAG GCTTGCCGCTGACAACCAAATTCTGGCTTCTGTTGAGCAATACATCCTCCTCAATGGTGGGAACTTCCCACAGGAAATTAATTGTTCTGTTTTTCTTACGCTTCTGGTCCATCTTTATGCCTTTGTCAGAGGCATTTCCTATAGCTGCAGCATTCCACATAGTCCAGAAGCCGAGAATACTCTATTCCATGTAATGAGACATAAGGACTGGGATTTGCTTGCAGTCCGAGTCCATCCAGTAGCAATAAAATGGCTCTTTCAGAAGCAAGAACTTATGGAACCACTCACATTCCAGATGCTAAATTTTTGCAAAACTTTCTGTGAGGATGAAACTGTCATGCTCTCAAACAGCAGTCAGTTGGTGGACATACAAATGGTTGCAGAGCTGGTGCTTTCTGGAGAAACCATTGTCTCATTTTTGCTGGTGTCCTTACTAAACCAGATAGTAAAGGAGGGCACCGAAGATGAGGTCTTTTCAGTGATCAGCGTTATCGCTGAAATCCTCATGATCTCTCCTTGTTCTTCTGATCAGTTTATATCATGCGGCATTGTCAATTCATTCCGTCGCATATATTGCTTACCTTACTCTTCAAGGATCAAAACGGTTTGTTCCTATTTGATCTTTAACATCTTATGTTCAGCAAGTGCATCGACATTTTCTGAGGAAGATGAATGGCTTCCTCTTACTGTGAAG TTATTGGAATTTATCAATTCTGGTATTGATTATACATCTAGTAACCAAGAACGTAAGATATTGATTGGgatattatgctttgttttgcaTCATTCAGCAAACAAAGTTCTTGTTGAGCCTGCAAAAGCCATAATCTTGAACAGTTCTTTGGTTTCTTTAACCGATGTTATAGTACACACAGCATGTGAAAAAGGCCCATCTTTATTTCAACACAATCAGGAGACAGACTTTGGAGAATTTATGATCCTTGTACTTCTAATGGTGTTTTTCTCTCTAAGAAG TTTGCATACAATTCTAGAGGCAAGTATTGACTGGCAGGACTTCCTTCAGCATCCAGATGATGCCCAATCTTTTTCTGTTCTTGGCATTCCATGTCATGATTTATGCCGTCTCATGCACTTCGGTCCACCTTCTGTTAAACTTATTGCTTCACAATGCCTGTTGGAGTTGCTCACGAGAATTTCAGATCAAAGAACATGTACTCAGGCTGAATTAAGATGCTCTGTGAAGTATTTGAAGTCCATTATTGCAGTGACTGAGGGTTTGGTGTTCAGTGAAGACTGTAAAGTTGCTGGAAATTGCGGTGCCTGTCTCTCTGTGATTTTAGGTTGGGAGAAATTTGGAAGCCAAGAGAAGGTGGCAACTAGAGAATCCAAATGGTTTCGGTTAATAATGGAGGAATTTGCTGTTGCCTTGACAGCTCCTGGTTTGACATCCAAATCTTTCACCAATCAGCAGAAGTTTGCAGCAAATCTAGCTGTTTCATTGCTCAGGCTGAGCCAAGTACCAGATTGGTTAACATCGCTGTTTGATAGCCATCTTATATCTGGCATTGTGACTAATCTTTCTGCTAGGAATGTTACCGCAGAAATTGTCAATCTCTTCACTGAGCTCATGGCTAGGAAATATCTGAGTCAAGAGCACATTGTTGCACTGCATAACTTGTTCCAG GTGTGCAGAAGTCATGTCTATGAGGGAAGCTCCAAGGCGCAAATGTTGGAGCAGAATGTTAAAAAGGTCGCAAGAAGCACCGATGACGTGCTTGCCTTGCTCTTTGGCTTGATGCTGAACCAGTGCACGGAGTCTGGCGTGGTTCAACCGGAGCAGCAGAGACTCCTCCGTGCAATTGATCTGTTTGTCCAGGAGTCGAGCGGGAGAGAACAACGTTAA